A single region of the Geobacillus subterraneus genome encodes:
- a CDS encoding aminotransferase class I/II-fold pyridoxal phosphate-dependent enzyme — MFWTQWRYGETIAAFIEEVETQIAPIHRLIDERVDENQYRVLDSFRRHQVSDGHFIPSTGYGYDDAGRDTLDRIYADVFGAEAGLVRPQIISGTHAIAIALFGVLRPGDELLYITGAPYDTLEEIVGVRGSGVGSLKEFGIRYRSVPLTADGAVDFPTVRAAMNERTKMIGIQRSRGYATRPSFTVDEIAEMIAFVKAVKPDVVVFVDNCYGEFVEEKEPCHVGADLMAGSLIKNPGGGLAKTGGYIVGKQKYVDACACRMTSPGIGAEVGPSLYSLPDMYQGFFLAPHVVGQALKGAVFTAALLERIGLETSPAWDAKRTDLVQSVRFDDPEQMVAFCQAIQAASPVNAHFTPYPGEMPGYEDKVIMAAGTFVQGASIELTADGPLRPPYVAYVQGGLTYSHVKIAVCSAVHRLLEQQLICL; from the coding sequence ATGTTTTGGACACAGTGGAGATACGGAGAAACAATCGCTGCTTTCATCGAAGAAGTTGAAACACAAATTGCGCCGATCCATCGCTTGATCGATGAGCGTGTCGATGAGAACCAATATCGCGTTCTCGACAGTTTCCGCCGCCATCAAGTGAGCGACGGCCACTTCATCCCGTCGACCGGCTACGGTTATGACGATGCGGGCCGTGACACGCTTGACCGCATTTACGCGGACGTATTCGGTGCGGAAGCCGGCCTTGTCCGCCCGCAAATCATTTCCGGCACGCACGCGATCGCCATTGCACTGTTTGGCGTGTTGCGCCCTGGCGATGAATTGCTTTACATCACCGGCGCCCCGTACGATACGCTCGAGGAGATCGTCGGCGTCCGCGGCAGCGGCGTCGGCTCGCTGAAAGAGTTTGGCATTCGTTATCGGAGCGTGCCGCTTACGGCGGACGGGGCCGTTGATTTTCCAACGGTGCGCGCGGCGATGAACGAGCGGACGAAAATGATCGGCATTCAGCGTTCGCGCGGCTATGCGACACGCCCGTCGTTTACGGTCGATGAAATCGCTGAGATGATCGCCTTTGTGAAGGCGGTCAAGCCCGACGTCGTCGTGTTTGTCGACAACTGCTACGGCGAGTTTGTTGAGGAGAAAGAGCCGTGCCATGTCGGCGCCGACCTTATGGCTGGCTCGCTGATCAAAAACCCAGGAGGGGGCTTGGCGAAAACGGGCGGCTATATCGTCGGAAAGCAAAAATACGTCGACGCGTGCGCCTGCCGGATGACCTCACCGGGCATCGGCGCCGAAGTCGGCCCGTCACTGTACAGCCTTCCTGATATGTACCAAGGGTTTTTCCTTGCTCCGCACGTTGTCGGACAGGCGCTCAAAGGGGCGGTGTTCACCGCTGCGCTGCTCGAGCGGATAGGGCTTGAGACGTCGCCGGCATGGGACGCTAAGCGCACCGATCTCGTACAGTCGGTTCGTTTTGACGACCCGGAGCAAATGGTTGCTTTTTGCCAGGCCATTCAAGCGGCTTCCCCGGTGAACGCCCATTTTACCCCGTACCCAGGCGAGATGCCCGGCTACGAGGATAAAGTGATCATGGCCGCGGGCACGTTCGTGCAAGGGGCGAGCATTGAGCTGACGGCAGATGGGCCGCTGCGTCCGCCATATGTCGCATACGTTCAAGGCGGCTTGACGTATTCGCACGTGAAAATCGCTGTTTGTTCAGCCGTTCACCGCTTGCTTGAACAGCAGTTGATTTGTTTGTGA
- the hflX gene encoding GTPase HflX has product MGREQAIIVGCQLAGVDDERFRYSMEELASLVATANGEVAAQLVQKREAPHPATYIGKGKTEELAALVKELEPDLIVFNSELSPSQARNLTNMLGEVKVIDRTQLILDIFAQRARSKEGKLQVELAQLEYMLPRLSGQGEALSRLGGGIGTRGPGETKLETDRRHIRRRIDDIKGELRRIAEHRGRYRERRQKNRAFQVALVGYTNAGKSTLFNRLTAADSLEENLLFATLDPLTRKCVLPCGYTVLLTDTVGFIQDLPTTLVAAFRSTLEEVKEADLLLHVVDSSHPDYAEHERTVSRLLAELGASSIPAVTVYNKSDRQTPEFLPTTTDAIVMSALSAADVDRLRRFIEEAVKQQMSRYDVSIPSGKGKLLAQLKTDTILHEWHYNEQGGTYECQGYVLPTHPLYGELQSFQR; this is encoded by the coding sequence ATGGGCCGCGAACAAGCGATCATCGTCGGCTGCCAACTCGCCGGTGTTGATGACGAGCGGTTTCGTTATTCAATGGAAGAGCTTGCTTCGCTCGTTGCGACGGCGAACGGCGAGGTGGCGGCTCAACTTGTGCAAAAACGCGAAGCGCCGCATCCAGCCACGTATATCGGCAAAGGGAAAACGGAAGAGCTGGCCGCCCTCGTCAAGGAGCTCGAACCGGATCTCATCGTCTTCAACAGCGAACTGTCGCCAAGCCAGGCCCGCAATTTGACGAACATGCTTGGCGAAGTGAAAGTCATTGACCGGACACAGCTCATTTTAGATATCTTTGCCCAACGCGCCCGTTCGAAAGAAGGAAAGCTGCAAGTTGAGCTCGCTCAGCTCGAGTACATGCTGCCGCGCCTGAGCGGCCAAGGGGAGGCGCTATCCCGCCTTGGCGGCGGCATCGGCACGCGCGGTCCGGGGGAGACGAAGCTTGAAACGGATCGGCGCCACATTCGCCGCCGCATCGACGACATTAAAGGCGAGCTGCGGCGCATCGCCGAGCATCGCGGGCGGTACCGGGAGCGCCGGCAAAAAAACCGCGCCTTTCAAGTGGCGCTTGTCGGCTATACGAACGCCGGCAAGTCGACGCTCTTTAACCGGCTGACGGCCGCCGACTCATTGGAAGAAAACTTGCTGTTTGCCACGCTCGATCCGCTTACGCGCAAGTGCGTGTTGCCGTGCGGGTATACGGTGCTTCTCACCGATACGGTCGGATTCATTCAAGACTTGCCGACGACGCTTGTCGCTGCGTTTCGCTCAACGCTTGAAGAAGTGAAGGAAGCGGATTTGCTGCTTCATGTCGTCGATTCGTCGCATCCGGATTATGCCGAACATGAGCGCACCGTATCGCGGCTCTTGGCGGAGCTAGGAGCTTCTTCAATTCCGGCCGTCACCGTTTACAATAAAAGCGACCGGCAAACGCCGGAATTTCTCCCGACGACAACCGATGCGATCGTGATGAGCGCGCTCTCGGCCGCCGATGTCGACCGGCTCCGCCGCTTTATCGAAGAAGCGGTGAAACAGCAAATGAGCCGTTATGACGTGTCGATTCCGAGCGGGAAAGGAAAATTGCTCGCCCAGTTAAAAACGGACACGATTTTGCATGAATGGCATTATAATGAACAAGGGGGCACGTACGAGTGTCAAGGGTACGTGCTGCCGACGCACCCGCTCTACGGGGAGCTGCAATCATTTCAACGGTAG
- a CDS encoding trimeric intracellular cation channel family protein, translating to MTWEVLSIIGTIAFAISGAIVAMEEEYDLLGVYILGIVTAFGGGAVRNLLIGVPVSALWEQGPLFLVALASMTMVYLFPKQMLPPWKRWGNFFDALGLSAFAIQGALYAAKMGHPLSAVIVAAVLTGSGGGIIRDVLAGRKPLVLRAEIYAAWAILAGIAVGLKWAESPIELYVLFVAVASLRVLSYTYGWKLPRRAAGEQAGGQ from the coding sequence ATGACGTGGGAAGTGTTGAGCATCATCGGGACGATTGCTTTTGCCATCAGCGGGGCGATCGTCGCGATGGAAGAAGAGTACGACTTGCTTGGGGTGTACATTTTAGGGATCGTCACCGCCTTTGGCGGCGGGGCGGTGCGCAATTTGTTGATCGGGGTTCCGGTGTCGGCGCTGTGGGAACAAGGTCCGCTTTTTCTCGTCGCCTTAGCTTCAATGACGATGGTCTATTTATTTCCGAAACAAATGCTCCCGCCATGGAAACGATGGGGCAACTTTTTTGACGCCCTCGGGCTGTCAGCGTTTGCCATCCAAGGAGCACTGTATGCCGCAAAAATGGGGCATCCGTTAAGCGCGGTCATCGTCGCGGCGGTGTTGACCGGCAGCGGCGGCGGCATCATCCGCGACGTATTAGCCGGGAGAAAGCCGCTCGTGCTGCGTGCGGAAATTTACGCCGCTTGGGCGATTTTAGCCGGCATCGCCGTCGGCCTGAAATGGGCGGAATCGCCGATTGAGCTGTATGTGCTGTTTGTGGCGGTCGCTTCGTTGCGCGTTTTGTCGTACACGTACGGCTGGAAACTGCCGCGGCGGGCGGCCGGAGAACAGGCGGGCGGGCAATAA
- a CDS encoding DMT family transporter, with protein sequence MKQAFLASFYLSLAAGIWGGMYVVSKYVLEYIPPLTLVWLRYGVALIVLAAIAAAKRERPPKHGRDWAMVIAIGVIGYVISISLQFVGTKWSNAHTASLITASTPAFVVLFARWLLGEALTWRKLAALLLAAAGVIVIVGLGGSGESTLAGNMALVGAAVTWALLSVLVKMASARLTVLSITTFAILAAFVGMTPMLMVERPGLTAVQWNAPVVMGVLYLGIVSTAGAFFLWNKGMEMIDAGIGSLFFFFQPLVGSLFGWLFLHERLDASFWAGGALIVAGVAVAVRSGQSA encoded by the coding sequence ATGAAGCAAGCCTTTCTCGCTTCCTTCTATTTATCCCTTGCCGCTGGCATTTGGGGCGGGATGTATGTCGTAAGCAAATACGTGTTGGAGTACATACCGCCGCTGACGCTCGTCTGGCTGCGCTACGGTGTCGCCTTGATCGTGCTTGCCGCGATCGCGGCAGCGAAACGCGAGCGCCCTCCAAAGCACGGACGCGATTGGGCGATGGTCATCGCGATCGGCGTCATCGGCTATGTCATTTCCATTTCGTTGCAATTTGTCGGCACGAAATGGTCAAACGCCCATACCGCTTCGCTCATTACGGCTTCAACACCGGCGTTTGTCGTTTTATTTGCCCGCTGGCTTCTTGGTGAAGCGCTCACATGGCGGAAGCTTGCGGCGTTGTTGTTGGCGGCAGCGGGAGTGATCGTCATCGTCGGCCTCGGGGGCAGCGGGGAGTCGACGTTGGCCGGAAATATGGCGTTAGTCGGCGCGGCGGTCACTTGGGCGCTGTTGTCGGTGCTGGTGAAAATGGCGTCGGCTCGCTTGACCGTTCTTTCCATTACCACATTCGCCATCTTGGCGGCGTTTGTCGGCATGACGCCGATGCTGATGGTGGAACGTCCAGGGCTGACGGCCGTTCAATGGAATGCGCCCGTCGTGATGGGGGTGTTGTACCTTGGCATCGTGTCAACGGCGGGCGCGTTTTTCTTGTGGAACAAAGGGATGGAGATGATCGACGCCGGCATTGGCTCGCTCTTTTTCTTTTTTCAGCCGCTTGTCGGCTCGCTCTTTGGCTGGCTGTTTTTGCATGAGCGGCTTGACGCTTCCTTTTGGGCGGGCGGGGCGCTCATTGTCGCGGGAGTGGCGGTGGCAGTGCGGAGCGGCCAAAGCGCCTAG
- a CDS encoding Uma2 family endonuclease, translated as MQKEKPFYTYRDIENWEGNWELIDGVPYLLASPSFEHQYVVGQLHLALALYFQARGCHVILAPFDVQLDPEEPERMAKTVVQPDLSVVCRVEQIGNRRMKGAPDLVVEVLSPSTALRDRNQKYYLYEKYGVHEYWIVDPSNRTIEVLSWQDGRFQQRAVFGPSDELVSFWQPDLTVSLAPVFPPEESDV; from the coding sequence GTGCAGAAGGAGAAGCCGTTTTACACGTATCGCGACATTGAAAATTGGGAAGGAAATTGGGAACTGATCGATGGTGTTCCCTATTTATTGGCGTCTCCGTCGTTTGAGCACCAGTATGTGGTCGGACAACTGCACCTTGCATTGGCTTTGTATTTTCAGGCGCGTGGCTGTCATGTCATTCTTGCCCCGTTTGATGTTCAGCTTGATCCTGAGGAGCCGGAACGGATGGCGAAAACGGTTGTTCAGCCGGATTTATCAGTTGTTTGTCGGGTTGAGCAAATCGGGAATCGGCGAATGAAAGGGGCTCCCGATCTCGTTGTGGAAGTGCTGTCACCAAGCACCGCCTTGCGTGATCGAAACCAGAAATACTATTTATACGAAAAATATGGTGTGCATGAATATTGGATTGTAGACCCCAGCAATCGAACGATCGAAGTGCTCAGCTGGCAAGATGGACGATTTCAACAGCGAGCGGTTTTCGGGCCAAGCGATGAGTTGGTTTCTTTTTGGCAACCGGATTTGACGGTTTCGCTCGCCCCCGTGTTTCCTCCGGAAGAAAGCGATGTGTAG
- a CDS encoding thiolase family protein, whose product MVREAVIVEAVRTPVGKRNGVFRDVHPVHLAAAVLDEVVRRAGIEKGQVEDIVMGCVTPIAEQGYNIGRLAALEAGFPIEVPAVQINRMCGSGQQAIHFAAQEIRSGDMDVTIAAGVESMTKVPILSDGNERTIPPSLHEKYEFIHQGVSAERIANKYGLTREQLDAYAYESHRRALAAMREGKFRAEIVPVKGLDRDGREILVTDDEGPRADTSPEALAALKPVFQEDGVITAGNASQMSDGAAAILLMEREAARRFGLKPKARIIAQTVVGSDPTYMLDGVIPATRQVLKKAGLAIEDIDLIEINEAFAPVVLAWQKEIGAPLAKVNVNGGAIALGHPLGATGVKLMTSLVHELERREGRYGLLTICIGHGMATATIIERE is encoded by the coding sequence ATGGTGCGTGAAGCGGTGATTGTGGAAGCCGTCAGAACGCCGGTCGGCAAGCGGAACGGCGTCTTCCGCGACGTTCATCCGGTCCATCTGGCCGCGGCGGTGTTGGATGAAGTCGTGCGCCGGGCGGGCATAGAAAAAGGACAGGTAGAAGATATCGTCATGGGCTGCGTGACGCCGATCGCCGAGCAAGGATACAACATCGGCCGGCTCGCGGCGTTGGAGGCTGGATTCCCAATCGAAGTGCCGGCCGTGCAAATCAATCGGATGTGCGGCTCCGGGCAGCAGGCGATCCATTTTGCCGCTCAAGAAATCCGCTCCGGCGATATGGATGTCACCATTGCGGCCGGGGTCGAAAGCATGACGAAAGTCCCGATTTTAAGCGACGGCAATGAGCGGACGATTCCGCCGTCGCTTCATGAAAAGTATGAATTCATCCACCAAGGCGTCTCGGCGGAGCGGATCGCCAACAAATACGGATTGACGCGCGAACAGCTTGACGCTTACGCCTACGAAAGCCATCGGCGTGCCTTGGCCGCCATGCGCGAAGGGAAGTTTCGCGCCGAAATCGTCCCGGTCAAAGGGCTTGACCGTGATGGCCGCGAAATCCTTGTCACCGATGATGAAGGGCCGCGGGCCGATACATCGCCGGAAGCGCTCGCCGCGCTCAAGCCGGTGTTTCAAGAAGACGGCGTCATCACCGCCGGCAATGCGAGCCAAATGAGCGACGGGGCGGCCGCCATTTTGCTGATGGAGCGGGAGGCGGCGCGCCGGTTTGGACTGAAGCCGAAAGCGCGCATCATCGCGCAGACGGTCGTCGGCTCCGACCCGACGTATATGCTTGATGGCGTCATTCCGGCGACAAGACAAGTGCTAAAAAAAGCCGGACTTGCGATCGAGGACATCGATCTCATTGAAATTAACGAAGCGTTCGCCCCGGTCGTGCTCGCCTGGCAAAAAGAAATCGGCGCCCCGCTTGCGAAAGTGAATGTCAACGGCGGCGCCATCGCGCTCGGCCATCCGCTCGGCGCCACCGGCGTCAAGCTCATGACGTCGCTCGTTCATGAGCTGGAGCGGCGGGAAGGCCGCTATGGGTTATTGACGATTTGCATCGGGCACGGCATGGCGACGGCCACGATCATCGAGCGGGAGTAA
- a CDS encoding 3-hydroxyacyl-CoA dehydrogenase family protein → MAETLTVIGAGVMGSGIAQTAAMAGKTVHLYDVSEAALQNGLASVEKSLRRFVKAGHLSEQEAQAALGRIRPTTDLAEAVREADVVIEAAPENLTLKKEVFRKLDELTKPGAILATNTSELSVTALAAATNRPENVIGMHWFNPAPVMKLIEIVKGETTADETVDAIRRLSAELGKETVVVKDRQGFVTTRALAAHMIECIRMYEEGIASAEDIDKAVRLGLNYPMGPLELADMVGLDTLLSVSENMTEAYGDRFRAPQLLRKLVEAGHLGRKTGKGFYAYTK, encoded by the coding sequence GTGGCTGAGACACTGACGGTCATCGGCGCTGGGGTGATGGGAAGCGGCATCGCGCAAACAGCGGCGATGGCGGGAAAAACGGTGCATTTATATGACGTGTCCGAAGCGGCCTTGCAAAACGGGCTCGCTTCGGTCGAAAAAAGCTTGCGCCGCTTTGTCAAAGCCGGACACCTGTCCGAACAAGAGGCGCAGGCGGCGCTCGGCCGCATCCGTCCGACGACGGATTTGGCGGAAGCGGTGCGTGAAGCGGACGTCGTCATTGAAGCGGCGCCGGAAAACTTGACGCTGAAAAAAGAGGTGTTTCGAAAGCTTGACGAACTCACGAAGCCAGGCGCCATTTTGGCGACCAACACATCGGAGCTGAGCGTGACAGCGCTTGCCGCTGCGACCAACCGGCCGGAGAACGTCATCGGCATGCATTGGTTCAATCCAGCGCCGGTGATGAAGCTCATTGAAATTGTCAAAGGCGAAACGACGGCCGATGAAACGGTCGACGCCATCCGCCGCCTGTCCGCGGAGCTTGGCAAAGAAACAGTCGTCGTCAAAGACCGGCAAGGGTTTGTCACAACGCGGGCGCTCGCCGCCCATATGATTGAATGCATCCGCATGTATGAAGAAGGGATCGCTTCTGCTGAGGATATCGATAAAGCGGTGCGGCTCGGCCTCAATTACCCGATGGGGCCGCTTGAGCTCGCTGACATGGTCGGGCTTGATACGCTCCTGTCTGTGAGCGAAAACATGACCGAGGCGTACGGCGACCGCTTCCGGGCGCCGCAGCTTTTGCGCAAGCTCGTTGAAGCCGGGCATTTAGGGCGGAAAACAGGGAAAGGGTTTTATGCGTATACAAAATGA
- a CDS encoding long-chain fatty acid--CoA ligase, translated as MMKTPLNISMMLERAEMFFPKKQVISRMKGGVVRHTYKEIGARTRRLASVLKQLGVEVGDRVGTFAWNHHRHLEAYFAIPGIGAVLHTINIRLSAQHIAYIINHADDRVLLIDDDLLPAIEAVKDEIPNVRAFIIMTDADELPETTLSPVYHYEKLLAEGDPTFPFFKDLDEYQPAGMCYTSATTGNPKGVVYTHRSTVLHAMALGLADTQGLCERDVIMPVVPMFHVNAWGLPFAATWFGSTIVMPGPAFTPKVLAELIDAERVTITAGVPTIWLGLLQELEKGNYDVKSLTRVICGGSAAPKGVIRAFEEKYGIPFIHAYGMTETSPLVLVSRPKSYQDALSYEEKLDIRAKQGLLAPGLEMKVIGQNGPVRWDGQEMGELCLRGPWIAAEYYNDDRTKDAFRDGWLHTGDVVTVDEEGFVKIVDRTKDVIKSGGEWISSVDLENALMAHEAVFEAAVVAVPHPKWQERPIACVVLKEGKRVTKEELYDFLRPQFTKWWLPDDIVFLDEIPKTSVGKFLKRKLRDEMAARYADAAAE; from the coding sequence ATGATGAAAACGCCGTTAAACATTTCGATGATGCTTGAGCGGGCGGAGATGTTTTTTCCGAAAAAACAAGTCATCTCCCGCATGAAAGGGGGCGTCGTCCGCCATACATACAAGGAAATCGGCGCGCGGACGCGCAGGCTTGCAAGCGTGTTAAAGCAGCTTGGCGTGGAAGTCGGCGACCGCGTCGGCACGTTCGCCTGGAACCATCACCGTCATTTGGAAGCGTATTTTGCCATTCCGGGCATCGGGGCGGTGCTGCATACGATCAACATTCGCCTTTCTGCACAGCATATCGCCTATATCATCAACCATGCCGATGACCGCGTCTTGCTCATTGACGACGATCTGCTGCCGGCCATTGAAGCGGTGAAAGACGAGATTCCGAACGTACGCGCTTTCATCATCATGACTGACGCCGACGAGCTGCCGGAAACGACGCTGTCGCCGGTGTACCATTATGAGAAGCTGCTTGCTGAAGGCGATCCGACATTCCCGTTCTTCAAAGACCTCGATGAATACCAACCGGCCGGTATGTGCTATACGTCAGCGACGACGGGCAATCCGAAAGGGGTCGTCTACACGCACCGGAGCACTGTTTTGCACGCGATGGCGCTAGGACTGGCCGATACGCAAGGGCTATGCGAGCGCGATGTCATTATGCCGGTCGTGCCGATGTTTCATGTCAACGCCTGGGGGCTGCCGTTTGCTGCCACGTGGTTCGGCTCAACGATCGTCATGCCGGGGCCGGCGTTTACGCCGAAAGTGCTTGCCGAGCTGATTGACGCTGAGCGGGTGACGATTACTGCCGGTGTGCCGACGATTTGGCTTGGGCTGCTGCAAGAATTGGAGAAAGGAAACTATGATGTAAAGAGCTTGACGCGCGTCATTTGCGGCGGTTCGGCTGCGCCGAAAGGAGTGATCCGCGCCTTTGAAGAAAAATACGGCATTCCGTTTATCCATGCTTACGGAATGACGGAAACGAGCCCGCTTGTGCTCGTCTCGCGCCCGAAAAGTTATCAAGACGCGCTGTCGTACGAGGAGAAACTCGACATTCGCGCCAAGCAAGGGCTGCTCGCTCCGGGACTCGAAATGAAAGTCATCGGCCAAAATGGCCCGGTTCGTTGGGACGGCCAGGAAATGGGCGAGCTTTGCTTGCGCGGGCCGTGGATTGCCGCCGAATACTACAACGACGACCGGACGAAAGACGCGTTCCGCGACGGCTGGCTGCATACCGGCGATGTCGTCACCGTTGACGAAGAAGGGTTTGTCAAAATCGTCGACCGGACGAAAGACGTCATTAAAAGCGGCGGCGAATGGATTTCGTCCGTTGATTTGGAAAATGCGCTTATGGCCCATGAGGCGGTGTTTGAAGCGGCGGTCGTCGCCGTGCCGCATCCGAAATGGCAGGAACGCCCGATCGCCTGCGTCGTGTTGAAAGAAGGAAAACGCGTCACGAAAGAGGAGCTGTACGACTTTTTGCGCCCGCAGTTTACGAAATGGTGGCTGCCGGATGACATCGTCTTTCTTGATGAAATCCCAAAAACGAGCGTCGGCAAATTTTTAAAGCGAAAGCTGCGCGATGAGATGGCGGCGCGCTATGCGGATGCCGCAGCCGAGTAA
- a CDS encoding CaiB/BaiF CoA transferase family protein, producing the protein MLNRIVVLDFSHYLPGPFASWRLAQLGAEVIKIEPPSGDRLRPFAEGRLFAAYNAGKKSVALDLKTDEGREQARRLAARADVVIESFRPGVMARLGLSYGDIRRNNERVVYCSISGFGQQSGRSLLGSHDLNYMAVSGLLAQLVDRSGRPVHPKVTFADFIGGMAAAERILAALFARERTGKGAYLDVSLVDGLTAMMAGHFAIAHGGGPKNGLAELAGEVVCYQLYETKDGRYISLAALEPHFWRQFCEAVGHPEWIEAQWAPAEPGEEVYEGLAALFREKTFSEWSAFAETVDACLAPVLETDEAKQLFAGDRIRRLVRLQSNEAWTAAHGLDGQWSGGAAPQVNEHAHLLKGEE; encoded by the coding sequence ATGCTGAATCGTATCGTTGTGCTTGACTTTTCCCATTACTTGCCCGGCCCGTTTGCGAGCTGGCGCCTCGCCCAGCTCGGGGCCGAGGTGATCAAAATCGAGCCGCCATCCGGCGATCGGCTGCGCCCGTTCGCCGAGGGCCGGCTGTTTGCCGCGTACAACGCCGGCAAGAAAAGCGTCGCCTTGGACTTAAAGACGGACGAGGGGCGCGAGCAAGCCCGGCGGCTTGCCGCCCGCGCCGATGTGGTGATCGAGAGCTTCCGCCCCGGGGTGATGGCGCGGCTCGGGCTCAGCTATGGCGATATTCGCCGCAACAACGAGCGGGTCGTCTACTGCTCGATCAGCGGCTTCGGCCAGCAGAGCGGGCGCTCGCTGCTCGGCAGCCACGATTTAAACTATATGGCGGTCTCCGGACTGTTGGCGCAGCTTGTGGACCGAAGCGGCCGCCCGGTTCATCCGAAGGTGACATTCGCTGATTTTATTGGCGGCATGGCGGCGGCCGAGCGCATTTTGGCAGCGCTGTTTGCCCGCGAGCGAACCGGCAAAGGCGCCTATTTGGATGTTTCCTTGGTCGACGGCCTAACGGCGATGATGGCCGGCCATTTTGCCATTGCGCATGGCGGCGGGCCGAAAAACGGCCTTGCGGAGCTTGCTGGGGAAGTCGTCTGTTATCAGCTGTATGAGACAAAGGACGGCCGCTATATAAGCCTAGCAGCGCTCGAACCGCACTTTTGGCGCCAGTTTTGCGAGGCGGTCGGCCATCCGGAATGGATTGAGGCGCAATGGGCGCCGGCCGAGCCCGGGGAAGAAGTGTATGAAGGACTTGCCGCTTTGTTTCGCGAAAAAACGTTTTCCGAATGGAGCGCGTTTGCGGAAACGGTCGACGCTTGCCTCGCTCCGGTGCTCGAAACGGATGAAGCGAAGCAGCTGTTTGCCGGTGACCGGATTCGCCGTCTTGTCCGGCTGCAGTCAAACGAAGCATGGACGGCCGCGCACGGGCTGGATGGACAATGGAGCGGCGGGGCGGCGCCGCAAGTGAACGAACACGCACATTTGTTGAAGGGGGAGGAGTAA
- a CDS encoding acyl-CoA dehydrogenase family protein, protein MAARYLREEHHIFREAFRKFLEKEAYPYYEEWEQRGIIPRSFWAKMGENGFLCPWVDEKYGGVNADFAYSVVINEELEKVGSSLVGIGLHNDIVTPYIASYGTEEQKQKWLPKCVSGEVITAIAMTEPGAGSDLANISTTAVKEGDDYIVNGQKTFITNGIHADLIIVACKTDPHAKPPHRGISLLVVERDTPGFTRGRKLEKVGLHAQDTAELFFQDAKVPACNLLGEEGKGFYYLMEKLQQERLVVAIAAQTAAEVMFSLTKQYVKQRSAFGRRVSEFQTVQFRLAEMATDIALGRTFVDRVIEEHMAGKQIVAEVSMAKWWITEMAKRVAAESMQLHGGYGYMEEYEIARRYRDIPVSAIYAGTNEMMKTIIARQLDL, encoded by the coding sequence ATGGCAGCCCGCTATTTGCGCGAAGAGCACCATATTTTTCGCGAGGCGTTCCGCAAGTTTTTGGAAAAAGAGGCGTATCCATATTATGAAGAATGGGAACAACGCGGCATCATTCCGCGGTCGTTTTGGGCGAAAATGGGGGAAAACGGCTTTCTTTGTCCATGGGTCGATGAGAAGTACGGGGGAGTAAACGCTGATTTTGCCTATTCGGTCGTCATCAATGAAGAGTTGGAAAAAGTCGGTTCCAGCCTTGTCGGCATCGGCTTGCATAACGACATCGTGACGCCGTACATCGCTTCATACGGAACGGAAGAACAAAAGCAAAAATGGCTGCCGAAATGCGTCAGCGGCGAGGTCATTACGGCGATCGCCATGACGGAGCCGGGAGCTGGATCGGATTTGGCGAACATTTCGACAACAGCGGTGAAAGAAGGCGATGATTATATCGTCAATGGACAAAAAACGTTTATTACAAACGGCATCCACGCCGATTTGATCATCGTCGCCTGCAAAACCGACCCGCATGCCAAACCGCCGCACCGCGGCATCAGCCTGCTTGTTGTCGAACGCGATACGCCGGGATTTACGCGCGGGCGGAAGCTCGAGAAAGTCGGGCTACACGCTCAAGATACGGCTGAGCTGTTTTTCCAAGACGCGAAAGTGCCGGCGTGCAACTTGCTCGGCGAGGAAGGAAAAGGTTTTTACTATTTGATGGAAAAGCTTCAGCAGGAGCGGCTTGTTGTCGCCATCGCCGCGCAGACGGCGGCCGAAGTGATGTTTTCGCTCACAAAGCAGTACGTAAAACAGCGCTCAGCGTTCGGCCGGCGGGTGAGCGAGTTTCAAACCGTCCAGTTCCGTCTCGCCGAAATGGCGACTGACATCGCCCTCGGGCGTACGTTTGTCGACCGCGTCATCGAGGAGCACATGGCGGGAAAACAAATCGTCGCAGAAGTGTCGATGGCGAAATGGTGGATCACGGAGATGGCGAAGCGCGTCGCGGCCGAATCCATGCAGCTGCACGGCGGCTACGGCTATATGGAAGAATACGAGATTGCCCGGCGCTATCGCGACATTCCGGTGAGCGCCATTTACGCCGGGACGAACGAGATGATGAAAACGATCATCGCCCGGCAGCTAGACTTGTAG